One Setaria italica strain Yugu1 chromosome I, Setaria_italica_v2.0, whole genome shotgun sequence DNA window includes the following coding sequences:
- the LOC101784495 gene encoding lipid phosphate phosphatase epsilon 2, chloroplastic, with product MPCLLLPSPRPRLPLTLTSPSSCRHPQCEGHLLLPRRRPWVRLGVRVAEMVSTEGDTMPGRDELRSPLREANRWAPVEATLNWASKWLVAGSYVFAVFWKHDVEIMWILLGASANYLLSLILKKMLNHERPAPDLRSDPGMPSSHAQSICFAATLLVLSWYYYLGTNYLTMILGPATLSMATYLSWLRVSRRLHTANQVMAGAALGSAFGALWFALWRSLVQEALLTSSLSARIAVILGSAVSCVGIVVYMRGRILHRGGRGSIPSYCC from the exons ATGCCCTGCTTGCTCCTTCCATCTCCACGGCCTCGCCTCCCTCTGACCTTGACCTCCCCGTCGTCGTGCCGGCACCCGCAGTGTGAAGGACACCTCTTgctgccccggcggcggccatgggtgCGGCTTGGCGTGCGCGTGGCCGAGATGGTTTCCACTGAGGGAGACACGATGCCTGGAAGGGATGAACTACGAAGCCCGTTGCGGGAAGCGAACAGGTGGGCACCCGTGGAGGCGACGCTGAATTGGGCg AGTAAATGGCTGGTGGCGGGTTCATATGTTTTTGCAGTTTTCTGGAAGCATGATGTGGAAATTATGTGGATTTTGCTGGGTGCGTCGGCCAACTATCTGCTTTCACTGATTCTTAAAAAGATGCTAAACCATGAAAGACCTGCACCGGATTTACGGTCTGATCCTGGGATGCCATCCTCCCATGCACAATCCATATGCTTCGCTGCGACGCTCCTAGTTCTTTCAT GGTACTACTACCTTGGGACAAATTATCTGACGATGATCCTTGGGCCAGCAACTCTGTCAATGGCAACCTATCTT TCATGGCTACGGGTGTCGCGGCGCCTTCACACGGCAAACCAGGTCATGGCGGGAGCTGCCTTAGGATCTGCCTTCGGCGCTCTGTGGTTTGCTCTCTGGCGTTCGCTAGTGCAGGAGGCATTGTTGACTTCCTCACTGTCGGCCCGGATTGCGGTCATCCTCGGATCAGCAGTATCTTGTGTTGGCATTGTCGTCTACATGCGGGGGCGGATCTTGCACCGGGGCGGACGGGGTTCAATCCCCTCATACTGTTGCTAG
- the LOC101785288 gene encoding uncharacterized protein LOC101785288 encodes MPTITHYVLDPFLETGSPAQVQKAVPKPPPPPPEKATPVPVAPVRTQTSPASLYATPESTTLPDSPSSFPGTWSPYLINHKRRGASLAKTLSQGDAVGEVRELKLPVTLPGLSKSCEAVEVHEPEFAFQQANNGQAEGDCGVEEPFNGQDGILQKGKGTVAAENGQDQPEFEFQRGSLEALVRPVNVARPSNGAAPNNAESDAFFELQDSMSVASNTETDEAGVHERWWKPSSPLGTSVGTPGAEFYDAFEEISSDGGTRSSRAMDDDLREMRLSLLMEIERRKQAEEALENWQAEWKKLSHHLSRVALSLPSPSTAENTDDSSVDPGAELCQQITVSQLVAAAIARGLARAEVESEMETVIAAKNFDIARLSDRVQYYEAANREMSQRNQEAIEMSRQQRKERKKRQKWFWGSVGLAVTLGATAIAWSYLPSSQPQASADSNSASSE; translated from the exons ATGCCGACCATCACGCATTACGTGCTGGACCCCTTCCTTGAGACGGGGTCGCCAGCGCAGGTCCAGAAGGCCGTGCccaagccgccgccacctcctccggagAAGGCCACGCCTGTGCCGGTGGCTCCTGTTAGGACGCAGACATCGCCGGCATCGCTCTACGCCACGCCGGAGAGCACGACCCTGCCTGACTCGCCTTCCTCGTTCCCAGGAACCTGGTCACCGTACCTCATCAACCATAAGAGGCGGGGCGCCTCCCTTGCCAAGACCCTCTCTCAGGGCGATGCTGTGGGTGAGGTTAGAGAGCTGAAGCTCCCTGTGACACTGCCTGGTTTGTCCAAAAGTTGTGAAGCCGTTGAAGTGCATGAGCCTGAGTTTGCGTTTCAGCAAGCGAACAATGGTCAAGCTGAAGGTGACTGTGGTGTGGAAGAGCCTTTTAATGGGCAGGATGGAATACTCCAGAAGGGCAAGGGAACTGTGGCAGCTGAAAATGGGCAGGATCAGCCTGAGTTTGAGTTTCAGCGTGGAAGTCTTGAAGCATTAGTGAGGCCTGTCAATGTCGCAAGGCCTTCGAATGGTGCGGCACCAAATAATGCTGAGAGTGATGCCTTCTTTGAACTTCAGGATTCGATGAGTGTGGCTAGCAATACTGAGACTGATGAGGCTGGTGTGCATGAGCGGTGGTGGAAGCCCAGTTCTCCTCTTGGGACGTCTGTTGGCACACCTGGTGCAGAATTCTATGATGCATTTGAAG AAATATCCAGTGATGGTGGAACTCGATCATCGcgtgccatggatgatgacctCCGTGAGATGAGGTTAAGTCTGTTAATGGAAATAGAGAGGAGAAAGCAAGCAGAAGAAGCACTTGAGAACTGGCAAGCAGAATGGAAGAAGCTGAGTCACCACCTATCACGTGTTGCCTTATCACTTCCATCTCCAAGTACAGCTGAGAATACTGATGATTCAAGTGTGGATCCTGGAGCTGAGTTGTGCCAGCAAATAACTGTTTCACAACTTGTAGCTGCTGCTATTGCACGGGGTTTAGCTCGTGCTGAAGTGGAATCAGAGATGGAAACTGTGATTGCAGCAAAGAACTTTGACATTGCAAGGCTGTCAGATAGGGTTCAGTACTATGAAGCTGCAAACAGGGAGATGTCTCAAAGAAACCAAGAAGCCATTG AGATGTCAAGGCAACAACGGAAGGAGCGTAAGAAGCGACAGAAGTGGTTCTGGGGTTCCGTTGGGCTTGCAGTCACCCTTGGCGCCACAGCCATTGCCTGGTCCTACCTACCTTCATCACAGCCCCAAGCCAGTGCAGATTCAAATAGCGCCTCCAGCGAATAG
- the LOC101784898 gene encoding lipid phosphate phosphatase epsilon 1, chloroplastic — protein MPCSLLPAPSPRPCLIASLRRPPHCKDRFLLPRTRRRPRLRLGYVRMAEMARVGSGEVSSPEVGVSVESDPMLGGEESLGPRREASRWAPVEAALNRMSKWLVAGCFAFVALWKHDAEVIWILLGAVTNSLLSVVLKKLLNHERPSALRSDPGMPSSHAQSIFYGATILVLSLYYWIGTNYLTLILGPAALSMAAYLSWLRVSQRLHTLNQIMVGAGVGSAFGALWFVLWHSLVQEAFASSLLVRITVILGSSVFCVGFVMYMIRHWLKDE, from the exons ATGCCCTGCTCGCTGCTTCCAGCTCCATCGCCTCGCCCTTGTCTAATCGCCTCGCTGCGTCGGCCGCCGCACTGCAAAGACCGGTTCTTGCTGCCCCGGACCCGGAGGCGGCCAAGGCTGCGGCTTGGGTACGTGCGCATGGCCGAGATGGCCAGGGTCGGGAGCGGCGAGGTGTCGTCGCCGGAGGTCGGGGTTTCCGTGGAGAGTGACCCGATGCTGGGAGGGGAGGAGTCGCTCGGCCCGAGAAGGGAAGCGAGCCGGTGGGCGCCTGTCGAGGCCGCGCTGAACCGGATG AGTAAATGGCTGGTGGCTGGTTGTTTTGCTTTTGTAGCTCTTTGGAAGCATGATGCTGAAGTTATCTGGATTTTGCTGGGTGCGGTTACCAACTCTCTGCTGTCAGTGGTTCTGAAAAAGTTGCTAAACCATGAAAGACCATCAGCTTTGCGGTCTGATCCTGGGATGCCATCATCTCATGCACAATCCATTTTCTATGGGGCGACCATCTTAGTTCTTTCAT TGTACTATTGGATTGGGACAAATTATCTGACTCTGATTCTTGGGCCTGCAGCTCTGTCAATGGCTGCCTATCTA TCGTGGTTACGGGTCTCACAGCGCCTTCATACACTAAACCAGATCATGGTGGGAGCCGGTGTAGGATCTGCCTTTGGTGCTTTATGGTTTGTGCTCTGGCATTCACTTGTGCAGGAGGCATTCGCTTCTTCACTGTTGGTCCGGATTACAGTCATCCTCGGATCATCAGTATTTTGTGTTGGCTTTGTCATGTACATGATCCGTCATTGGCTCAAGGATGAGTGA